Genomic segment of Leptospira perdikensis:
GTCGATCTTTGACTTCTGGAGAAATTCCAGGACCCGTGTCTTTGACTTCAATATGTAGATTTGCACTTTCATTTGTTTTGATTTCTAAATCAACAGAGCAAGTAACACTTCCTTTATTTGTGAACTTAACCGCATTTGCCATAAGGTTCCAAATTACTTTTTCGATTTTTCTTTTGTCGGTATAGAGAAAAGTTCTTTGATCTGCTTTGTTTTGAAAATGGAATTCTATTTTTTTACGTTTGGTTTCTTCTGTAAAAAAAGAATCCAAAATATGAAAACATTGATAGAGTTCAAACCATTCATTTTTTAATACACTAGCATTTTCCTCTAACCTAGAAAGTTCAATGGTATCGTTGACTAAATGTAATATAACTTTCCCTGCATTTCTGATATGATCCACATAACTAAGGATAGATGGTTGTAGTTCTGTCTCCCGAATCATTTCTGACATACCGAGTAGGGAGTTTAAGGGATTACGAATGTCGTGGCTGATGGCGGCAATAAAATCTCTTTTGGCAGCGGTGGCTTTTTCGGCAGCGAGTTTTTCAATTTCTAACCGTTCGGCAGCTTTTCGCATTTGTAACAATCGAATGGTCTGTTTGGCAAGCAAACTTAACATGTGCATTTGTTCCCCATTCAGTTCTCTTGGTTTACTATCGATGACACAAAGAGTTCCTAATTTGATTTGGTCACTCACGGCAAGGGGGATTCCTGCGTAAAACATGACATTGGGTGATTCGGTCACATAGGGATTGTTATAAAACCTGATATCCTCTTTGGCGTTGGGGATCACGAATGGTCCATCCCCTAAAATAGCATGAGAACAAAATGCTAAAGATCTTGGTGTTTCGCGATCCTCGAGTCCGTGGTGAGATTTGAACCATTGCCTTGCTTCATCAACCAAACTGACAAGAGAAATGGGAGCGTCGCAAATCATGGAAGCCAGTTTTGTGAT
This window contains:
- a CDS encoding hybrid sensor histidine kinase/response regulator: MLIAPLPKNETARLSVLRSLEILDTPEEEMFDEITKLASMICDAPISLVSLVDEARQWFKSHHGLEDRETPRSLAFCSHAILGDGPFVIPNAKEDIRFYNNPYVTESPNVMFYAGIPLAVSDQIKLGTLCVIDSKPRELNGEQMHMLSLLAKQTIRLLQMRKAAERLEIEKLAAEKATAAKRDFIAAISHDIRNPLNSLLGMSEMIRETELQPSILSYVDHIRNAGKVILHLVNDTIELSRLEENASVLKNEWFELYQCFHILDSFFTEETKRKKIEFHFQNKADQRTFLYTDKRKIEKVIWNLMANAVKFTNKGSVTCSVDLEIKTNESANLHIEVKDTGPGISPEVKDRLFQKYNEFVPEGCGISGSGLGLSIVKLSLEEMGGEVHVESKLGEGSAFKVKIPVIWKLEENQSEKINPATSKSNLPIFSKPQKVLIADDNELNRKVLKSYLRPLGFEITETNNGIDTEKTLNESSFDIAFLDIEMPGKHGTEIAKGLVGKPNKPALFACTGLCMPEERNHILTSGFDYFMPKPYLKEELYLHLKEIAAKVPRAI